A genome region from Bordetella genomosp. 10 includes the following:
- a CDS encoding histone deacetylase family protein: MKAYFHEDQKLHHPQTYFSRGKMRTPQEIPARLDGLVGAARKLGFDVQAPADHGAGPISAVHSLDYLRFLQDAHAMWKQLPGDWGDEVVSNVFVRERNALRGVLAQAARYLADGSCPVGPHTWQSAYWAAQCAIAAAEDLLAGQRQSYALCRPPGHHARRDAAGGFCYLNNAAIAAQHLRRKFGKVAILDTDMHHGQGIQEIFYERDDVLYVSIHGDPENFYPVVTGFEDERGAGAGYGYNINLPMPHGSPESVFFDKLAQARKAIALFQPDALVLSLGFDIFEKDPQAMVAVSEDGFEKLGRAVGEFKLPTVIVQEGGYYIEGLESNATRFFTGLAAA; the protein is encoded by the coding sequence ATGAAGGCCTATTTTCACGAAGACCAGAAACTGCATCATCCGCAGACCTATTTCTCGCGCGGCAAGATGCGCACCCCGCAGGAAATCCCGGCCCGCCTGGACGGCCTGGTCGGCGCGGCCCGCAAGCTGGGCTTCGACGTGCAGGCGCCGGCCGACCACGGCGCCGGCCCGATTTCCGCGGTGCACTCGCTGGACTACCTGCGCTTCCTGCAGGACGCCCACGCCATGTGGAAGCAGTTGCCCGGCGACTGGGGCGACGAAGTGGTGTCCAACGTGTTCGTGCGCGAGCGCAATGCCCTGCGCGGCGTGCTGGCCCAGGCCGCGCGCTACCTGGCCGACGGCAGTTGCCCGGTCGGGCCCCACACCTGGCAATCGGCCTACTGGGCGGCCCAGTGCGCCATCGCCGCCGCCGAGGACCTGCTGGCCGGCCAGCGCCAGTCCTATGCCTTGTGCCGGCCGCCCGGCCACCATGCCCGCCGCGACGCGGCCGGCGGCTTCTGCTACCTGAACAACGCCGCCATCGCCGCGCAGCACCTGCGCCGCAAGTTCGGCAAGGTGGCGATCCTGGACACGGACATGCACCACGGCCAGGGCATCCAGGAAATCTTCTACGAGCGCGACGACGTGCTCTACGTCTCCATCCACGGCGACCCGGAGAACTTCTATCCGGTGGTCACCGGCTTCGAGGACGAACGCGGCGCCGGCGCGGGCTACGGCTACAACATCAACCTGCCCATGCCGCACGGCTCGCCGGAATCGGTGTTCTTCGACAAGCTGGCGCAGGCGCGCAAGGCCATCGCGCTGTTCCAGCCCGACGCCCTGGTGCTGTCGCTGGGTTTCGATATTTTCGAGAAGGACCCGCAGGCGATGGTCGCGGTCAGCGAGGACGGATTCGAAAAACTGGGACGCGCGGTCGGCGAGTTCAAGCTGCCGACCGTCATCGTGCAGGAAGGCGGCTACTATATCGAAGGGCTGGAATCCAACGCCACCCGGTTCTTCACCGGCCTGGCCGCCGCTTGA
- a CDS encoding MFS transporter yields the protein MRGNAATASTAHQPVRASAAAFVGTMIEWYDFYIYATAAALVFGKLFFPSANGFYGTLASLGTFAVGFFARPLGGALFGHIGDRIGRKKSLVITMLMMGLVTIFIGLLPTYDSIGIWAPVLLVLLRVVQGIAVGGEWGGAVLMAGEHSPDKDKRAFFASFAQLGSPAGLILSTVMFKIMTGLGDAAFLSWGWRVPFLFSAVLLVVGFVIRLSVNESPDFLREREAQAKRGPATRAPLVEVLTGAPGMLALAVGANVLGIAGFYFTNTFMIAYTTQYLHMSRAVILDCLLVVSIMQFFITPLSAWIAYRIGNLRFLAITSFLSLFTPYAMFALVDRGSLAAITAGVAIAVLFMSAFYAVVAGYVSDCFPTRIRYTGISMAYQLSGAIFGGLTPLVGTILAEKFKGDWMPLALLFTIISLLSLLSVLGLNAKRRQGSAALHFGSNQA from the coding sequence ATGAGGGGAAATGCCGCCACCGCCTCGACCGCGCACCAACCGGTGCGCGCCTCGGCCGCCGCCTTCGTCGGCACCATGATCGAATGGTACGACTTCTACATCTACGCCACCGCCGCCGCCCTGGTCTTCGGCAAGCTCTTCTTCCCGTCGGCGAACGGCTTCTACGGAACCCTGGCCTCGCTGGGCACCTTCGCCGTGGGCTTCTTCGCCCGGCCGCTGGGCGGCGCCCTGTTCGGGCATATCGGCGACCGCATCGGCCGCAAGAAATCGCTGGTCATCACCATGCTGATGATGGGCCTGGTGACCATTTTCATCGGCCTGCTGCCGACCTACGACAGCATCGGCATCTGGGCGCCGGTGCTGCTGGTCCTGCTGCGCGTGGTGCAGGGCATCGCCGTCGGCGGCGAATGGGGCGGCGCGGTGCTGATGGCGGGCGAGCATTCGCCCGACAAGGACAAGCGCGCCTTCTTCGCGTCCTTCGCGCAACTGGGCAGCCCCGCCGGCCTGATCCTGTCCACCGTGATGTTCAAGATCATGACCGGCCTGGGCGACGCGGCCTTCCTGAGCTGGGGCTGGCGCGTGCCCTTCCTGTTCTCGGCCGTGCTGCTGGTGGTCGGCTTCGTCATCCGCCTGAGCGTGAATGAATCGCCCGACTTCCTGCGGGAACGGGAAGCCCAGGCCAAGCGCGGGCCGGCCACGCGCGCGCCGCTGGTGGAAGTGCTGACCGGCGCGCCCGGCATGCTGGCGCTGGCGGTGGGCGCCAACGTGCTGGGCATCGCCGGCTTCTACTTCACCAACACCTTCATGATCGCGTACACCACCCAGTACCTGCACATGAGCCGCGCGGTGATCCTGGACTGCCTGCTGGTCGTGTCCATCATGCAGTTCTTCATCACGCCGTTGTCGGCCTGGATCGCCTACCGCATCGGCAACCTGCGCTTCCTGGCCATCACGTCCTTCCTGTCGCTGTTCACGCCCTACGCCATGTTCGCGCTGGTGGACCGCGGCTCGCTGGCCGCCATCACCGCCGGCGTCGCCATCGCGGTGCTGTTCATGAGCGCGTTCTACGCGGTGGTCGCCGGCTACGTCAGCGACTGCTTCCCCACCCGCATCCGCTATACCGGCATTTCCATGGCCTATCAGTTGTCGGGCGCCATCTTCGGCGGGCTGACGCCGCTGGTGGGCACCATCCTGGCGGAGAAATTCAAGGGCGACTGGATGCCGCTCGCCCTGCTGTTCACGATCATCTCGCTGCTGTCGCTGCTTTCCGTGCTGGGCCTGAACGCCAAGCGCCGGCAAGGCAGCGCCGCCTTGCACTTTGGGAGCAACCAGGCATGA
- a CDS encoding IclR family transcriptional regulator, with protein MDKTLLKGLMVLEAVTDVDAPPQTIDALAERVGLTRSNTHRTLQTLMHAGYVTRNDDGSGYRGGIRLFELAARQLGKLDVRRLATPYMRELAGKTGETVHLSVLDGMDVVYIDKIDSPQPIRAYSMVGGRAPAYAVATGKALLAFQPDGYLESHAGKLDKHTSATLTSLPRLKDELRKTVRAGYAINRGEWRDTVGGIAVAIFNALDDPVAAIGISGPLDRFTAAKIKQWVPEVQACARAISALLGHQDELV; from the coding sequence ATGGACAAGACACTGCTCAAGGGACTGATGGTGCTGGAGGCGGTCACCGACGTCGACGCCCCGCCCCAGACCATCGACGCGCTGGCCGAGCGTGTCGGGCTGACGCGCAGCAACACGCATCGCACCCTGCAAACGCTGATGCACGCCGGCTACGTGACCCGGAACGACGACGGCAGCGGCTACCGCGGCGGCATCCGCCTGTTCGAGCTGGCCGCGCGCCAGTTGGGCAAGCTCGACGTGCGCCGCCTGGCCACGCCCTACATGCGGGAACTCGCCGGCAAGACCGGTGAAACCGTGCACCTCTCGGTGCTGGACGGCATGGACGTGGTCTATATCGACAAGATCGACAGCCCCCAGCCCATCCGGGCCTATTCCATGGTGGGCGGCCGCGCGCCCGCGTACGCCGTGGCCACCGGCAAGGCCCTGTTGGCCTTCCAGCCGGACGGCTATCTGGAAAGCCACGCCGGCAAGCTCGACAAGCATACGTCCGCCACCCTGACCTCGCTGCCGCGCCTCAAGGACGAATTGCGCAAGACGGTCCGCGCCGGCTACGCCATCAATCGCGGAGAATGGCGCGACACCGTGGGCGGCATCGCGGTCGCCATCTTCAACGCGCTGGACGACCCGGTCGCCGCCATCGGCATCTCCGGCCCGCTGGACCGCTTCACCGCCGCCAAGATCAAGCAATGGGTGCCCGAGGTCCAGGCCTGCGCGCGGGCGATTTCGGCCTTGCTGGGTCACCAGGACGAATTGGTCTAG
- a CDS encoding enoyl-CoA hydratase/isomerase family protein, which yields MTAGAQDRDGGLVRVEHREHATLITLDRPEKMNALSAGLVEALIAAVDEAHARRSDLIVLRGAGRNFSAGFDFGGYEEQSEGDLLLRFVRIEQLLQKIATSPAVTLALAHGKNFGAGVDIFGACALRVATPGAAFRMPGLKFGLVLGTRRYAGIVGKQVAREVLTRTRVFDAEEALRHGFATELAAAEEHDACIARALEAALALAPAARAQLHQALAPDTLDADLASLVRSAAEPGLKQRIRAYLGA from the coding sequence ATGACCGCCGGCGCGCAGGACCGCGACGGCGGTCTGGTGCGGGTCGAGCACCGCGAGCACGCCACCCTGATCACCCTGGACCGGCCGGAGAAGATGAATGCCCTGTCTGCCGGCCTGGTGGAGGCGCTGATCGCGGCGGTCGACGAGGCCCATGCCCGCCGCAGCGATCTCATCGTGCTGCGCGGCGCCGGCCGCAATTTCAGCGCCGGCTTCGATTTCGGCGGCTACGAGGAACAAAGCGAGGGCGACCTGCTGCTGCGTTTCGTGCGCATCGAACAACTGCTGCAGAAAATCGCCACCTCCCCGGCCGTGACGCTGGCCCTGGCGCACGGCAAGAACTTCGGCGCGGGCGTGGACATCTTCGGCGCCTGCGCGCTGCGCGTGGCCACGCCCGGCGCCGCCTTCCGCATGCCCGGCCTGAAGTTCGGCCTGGTGCTGGGCACGCGGCGCTATGCGGGCATCGTCGGCAAGCAGGTGGCGCGCGAGGTCCTCACCCGCACCCGCGTGTTCGACGCCGAGGAAGCCTTGCGGCATGGCTTCGCAACCGAACTGGCCGCGGCCGAGGAGCACGACGCCTGCATCGCCCGGGCGCTGGAAGCCGCCCTGGCCCTGGCCCCGGCGGCGCGCGCGCAACTGCACCAGGCGCTGGCGCCGGACACCCTGGACGCGGACCTCGCCAGCCTGGTCCGGTCGGCGGCCGAACCCGGCTTGAAGCAGCGCATCCGCGCCTATCTGGGAGCCTGA
- a CDS encoding CaiB/BaiF CoA transferase family protein, translating to MKHTAALAGVKVIEICNVAAGPFCGMLLADMGADVVKIEHPEGGDTLRAWPPLSEGYSENFASLNRNKRSVTLNLKDPADVARARELAAGADVLLENNRPGVMARLGLGYEDLAKLNPRLVYCSISAYGQSGPRAQEGGFDLTIQAMSGIMSVTGEAGGAPVKCGVPVADFTAGLYGAFSIASALRVAEATGQGTHLDVSMLGVTMGIAALQTSEYFGSGKDPQKLGSAHPRNAPYQAFRCRDGYFGMAAGNNALWKSVCAVVGRPELFQDERFLDTGRRARNQVELRDLLEAIFVLEDGATWLARFREAGVPCAPINTYSQVLADPQVEHMGWVQPLELPNGVKTRTFGAPVRIAGQTLPIRSAPPALGEHNAEVLGAQAARETAQ from the coding sequence ATGAAACACACCGCGGCCTTGGCCGGAGTGAAGGTCATCGAAATCTGCAACGTCGCAGCCGGGCCGTTCTGCGGCATGCTGCTGGCCGACATGGGAGCGGACGTCGTCAAGATAGAGCATCCCGAGGGCGGCGACACGCTGCGCGCGTGGCCGCCCCTGAGCGAGGGCTATAGCGAGAACTTCGCCTCGCTCAACCGCAACAAGCGCTCGGTCACGCTGAACTTGAAGGACCCCGCCGACGTGGCGCGCGCGCGCGAGCTGGCCGCCGGCGCCGACGTCCTGCTGGAGAACAACCGGCCCGGCGTCATGGCGCGTCTCGGGCTGGGGTACGAAGACCTGGCCAAGCTCAACCCGCGCCTGGTCTATTGCTCGATTTCCGCCTACGGGCAGTCCGGGCCGCGCGCGCAGGAAGGCGGCTTCGACCTGACCATCCAGGCCATGAGCGGCATCATGAGCGTGACCGGCGAGGCCGGCGGCGCGCCGGTCAAGTGCGGCGTGCCGGTGGCGGACTTCACCGCCGGCCTCTATGGCGCGTTCTCGATCGCCTCGGCGCTGCGCGTGGCCGAGGCGACGGGCCAGGGCACGCACCTGGACGTTTCCATGCTGGGGGTGACCATGGGCATCGCCGCGCTGCAGACCTCGGAATATTTCGGCAGCGGCAAGGATCCGCAGAAGCTGGGATCGGCGCATCCGCGCAACGCGCCCTACCAGGCCTTCCGCTGCCGCGACGGCTACTTCGGCATGGCGGCCGGCAACAATGCCCTGTGGAAGAGCGTGTGCGCCGTCGTCGGGCGGCCCGAGCTGTTCCAGGACGAGCGCTTCCTGGACACGGGCCGGCGCGCCCGCAACCAGGTCGAACTGCGCGACCTGCTGGAAGCCATCTTCGTCCTGGAGGACGGCGCGACGTGGCTGGCGCGCTTTCGCGAGGCCGGCGTGCCCTGCGCGCCCATCAATACCTATTCCCAGGTGCTGGCCGACCCGCAAGTCGAACATATGGGATGGGTCCAGCCGCTCGAGCTGCCCAACGGCGTGAAGACGCGCACCTTCGGCGCGCCGGTGCGGATCGCCGGCCAGACCCTGCCCATCCGCAGCGCCCCGCCGGCGCTGGGCGAACACAACGCGGAAGTACTCGGCGCGCAGGCCGCCAGGGAGACCGCGCAATGA
- a CDS encoding class I adenylate-forming enzyme family protein, which translates to MADPRNLPALWRSVWQDPERRDHPALITEQRRWSYGELDDAVRRLAGAFRRAGVARGDYVALALERGPGQVLALLAALVAGACPCPLEPRLAAEETRRRVAAVGLRWMLHDAGHAALAEAGGIPPERRLDLDGLPAGDPYWDETHAADDPALLLFTSGSTGKPKGVLQAHRGVLLNAQGVGAHTGLRPDDVLLHVMPLHHTNAVNNQIFAPLARGATVALAGRFRAEDMPGLLARFRPTLMTGVPTMYSRMLEQTFDRAALAGLRMARCGSAPITPALHREIEAFMGCPLVVSYGLSEATCTSTINPPAARRIGTVGTVLPGQRVALLDPEGRPVAEGAEGEVCIGGDILMLGYLGHDGDSPVRDGWLRTGDLGRFDADGYLSITGRIKDVIIRGGENLSPRQIEDVLCREPAVAACCVVGRADRDLGEVPVAVIVPRAGAAIPDGDVLRARVREQLGRIYAPEAVYVSAALPENAVGKVDRKAVAQWVRDRDEALGIGAILNETQHI; encoded by the coding sequence ATGGCCGACCCCCGCAATCTGCCGGCGCTGTGGCGCAGCGTCTGGCAGGATCCCGAGCGCCGCGACCATCCGGCGCTGATCACCGAACAACGGCGCTGGAGCTATGGCGAACTGGACGACGCCGTTCGCCGGCTGGCCGGCGCGTTCCGCCGCGCCGGCGTGGCGCGCGGCGACTATGTGGCCCTGGCGCTGGAGCGCGGGCCGGGCCAGGTGCTGGCGCTGCTGGCCGCGCTGGTGGCCGGGGCCTGCCCCTGCCCGCTCGAGCCGCGCCTGGCGGCCGAGGAAACCCGGCGCCGCGTCGCCGCGGTGGGCCTGCGCTGGATGCTGCATGACGCCGGCCATGCCGCGCTGGCCGAGGCCGGCGGCATCCCGCCGGAACGGCGCCTGGACCTCGACGGCCTGCCCGCGGGCGACCCGTATTGGGACGAGACCCACGCGGCGGACGATCCGGCCCTGCTGCTTTTCACGTCCGGCAGCACCGGCAAGCCCAAGGGCGTGCTGCAGGCGCATCGCGGCGTGCTGCTGAACGCGCAAGGGGTGGGCGCCCACACGGGCTTGCGGCCCGACGACGTGCTGTTGCACGTCATGCCGCTGCACCACACCAATGCCGTCAACAACCAGATCTTCGCGCCGCTGGCCCGCGGCGCCACGGTGGCGCTGGCCGGACGCTTCCGCGCCGAGGACATGCCGGGCCTGCTGGCACGCTTCCGCCCGACGCTGATGACGGGCGTGCCCACCATGTATTCCCGCATGCTGGAGCAGACCTTCGATCGCGCGGCGCTGGCCGGGCTGCGCATGGCGCGCTGCGGCTCGGCGCCCATCACGCCGGCCCTGCACCGGGAAATCGAAGCCTTCATGGGCTGCCCCCTGGTGGTGTCCTATGGCTTGTCGGAGGCCACCTGCACGTCAACCATCAACCCGCCCGCGGCGCGGCGCATCGGCACGGTGGGAACGGTGCTGCCCGGCCAGCGGGTGGCGCTGCTCGACCCCGAGGGCCGCCCCGTGGCCGAGGGCGCCGAAGGCGAGGTCTGCATCGGCGGCGACATATTGATGCTGGGCTACCTGGGCCACGACGGCGACAGCCCGGTGCGCGACGGCTGGCTGCGCACCGGCGACCTCGGCCGCTTCGACGCCGACGGTTATCTCAGCATCACCGGCCGCATCAAGGACGTCATCATCCGCGGCGGCGAAAACCTGTCGCCCCGGCAGATCGAGGACGTGCTCTGCCGCGAGCCGGCGGTCGCCGCCTGCTGCGTGGTGGGACGCGCCGACCGGGACCTGGGCGAAGTCCCGGTGGCGGTCATCGTGCCGCGCGCCGGCGCCGCGATCCCGGACGGCGACGTCCTGCGCGCCCGGGTGCGCGAGCAACTGGGCCGCATCTACGCGCCCGAAGCCGTCTACGTCAGCGCCGCGCTGCCGGAAAACGCCGTCGGCAAGGTGGATCGCAAGGCGGTGGCGCAATGGGTGCGCGACCGGGATGAGGCGCTCGGGATAGGTGCTATCCTCAACGAAACGCAACACATCTGA
- a CDS encoding CoA-transferase subunit beta: protein MPEFSPFAHIVLGLSRFIRPNEITFSGVNSTLPMLACLVAKRAYDFDYVYINVAGGVDPRPEHIPLSSSDPQLAAHTASIFANEDFYDLCTRGRMDLTFLGAAQIDGEGSANNSCIGDWHHPKVRLPGGGGGAVMLPTARRACTWRTEHSRRTFVQKLDFRTSWGGFHGIATPIAIFVKRDGRLALQSWHPDASLEEVRERTGFEFDATGAQPTPLPTARELAALKAVDSDGAFERDAAVKLR from the coding sequence ATGCCTGAATTTTCGCCGTTCGCCCACATCGTGCTGGGCCTGTCCCGTTTCATCCGGCCCAATGAAATCACGTTCAGCGGCGTGAACTCGACGCTGCCGATGCTGGCCTGCCTGGTGGCCAAGCGCGCCTACGATTTCGACTACGTCTATATCAACGTGGCCGGCGGCGTCGACCCGCGGCCCGAGCATATTCCGCTGTCCAGCTCGGATCCCCAACTGGCGGCGCATACCGCGTCGATCTTCGCCAACGAGGATTTCTACGACCTGTGCACGCGCGGCCGCATGGACCTGACCTTTCTCGGCGCGGCGCAGATCGACGGCGAGGGCTCGGCCAACAATTCGTGCATCGGCGACTGGCACCATCCCAAGGTGCGGCTGCCCGGCGGCGGCGGCGGCGCCGTCATGCTGCCCACGGCGCGGCGCGCCTGCACCTGGCGCACCGAGCACTCGCGCCGCACCTTCGTGCAGAAGCTGGATTTCCGCACCTCCTGGGGCGGTTTCCACGGCATCGCCACGCCCATCGCCATCTTCGTCAAGCGCGATGGCCGGCTGGCGCTGCAATCCTGGCATCCCGACGCCAGCCTGGAGGAAGTGCGCGAGCGCACGGGCTTCGAATTCGACGCCACCGGCGCTCAGCCCACGCCCCTCCCCACCGCGCGAGAACTGGCGGCGCTGAAGGCCGTCGATTCCGACGGCGCCTTCGAACGCGACGCGGCCGTCAAGCTGCGCTAG
- a CDS encoding CoA transferase subunit A: MTSGFNGQDKQLALAQLAALVPDGASVALGGSFLHRGPFAFVRELIRQRRRDLEIIKQSPGYDIDILCRAGAVRKARAGIVAMEGNFGLAPWYRKAVEQGQMVLEEHACATLTAGLRAAAFGVPYMPCGGLHGSDLPALNGWASVEDPYGSGQRPYLIPAVKPDFAVLQVTEIDRLGNARVHGTSHWDRIMSRAAGSVLVVAEKMVDTAVFEAQPEATLLPYFMVQAYTVLPGSAWPGSCTPCYDIDYPAVERYMDTSRSLEAHMAEAPEIREASHA; the protein is encoded by the coding sequence ATGACTTCCGGATTCAACGGCCAGGACAAGCAGCTCGCGCTGGCGCAACTCGCGGCATTGGTGCCGGACGGCGCCTCCGTGGCGCTGGGCGGCAGCTTCCTGCACCGGGGCCCCTTCGCCTTCGTGCGCGAACTCATCCGCCAGCGGCGGCGCGACCTGGAAATCATCAAGCAATCGCCGGGCTACGACATCGACATCCTTTGCCGCGCCGGCGCCGTGCGCAAGGCGCGCGCGGGCATCGTCGCCATGGAAGGCAATTTCGGCCTGGCGCCGTGGTACCGCAAGGCCGTCGAACAGGGCCAGATGGTGCTGGAAGAACACGCCTGCGCCACGCTCACCGCGGGACTGCGCGCGGCCGCTTTCGGCGTGCCCTACATGCCTTGCGGCGGCCTGCACGGCAGCGACCTGCCCGCGCTCAATGGCTGGGCCAGCGTGGAGGATCCCTACGGCAGCGGCCAGCGTCCCTACCTGATTCCCGCCGTCAAGCCGGACTTCGCGGTGTTGCAGGTCACGGAGATCGACCGGCTGGGCAATGCCCGCGTCCACGGCACCTCGCACTGGGACCGCATCATGTCGCGCGCCGCCGGCAGCGTGCTGGTGGTGGCGGAAAAAATGGTCGACACCGCGGTCTTCGAGGCGCAGCCCGAAGCGACGCTGCTGCCCTATTTCATGGTGCAGGCCTATACCGTGTTGCCGGGCAGCGCCTGGCCGGGTTCCTGCACGCCCTGCTACGACATCGACTATCCCGCCGTCGAACGCTATATGGACACCAGCCGCAGCCTCGAAGCCCACATGGCCGAAGCTCCCGAAATCCGGGAGGCCTCCCATGCCTGA
- a CDS encoding Bug family tripartite tricarboxylate transporter substrate binding protein produces the protein MMRRFARGVLVAAAAAWMCAAHAGEWPDRPIRMIVPYPPGGATDVAARLYAQHMGDYLKQSVVVENKAGAGGELGAEYVAHAPPDGYTVLMGALGSLAINAAMLEKQNYSFAKDYKGVSVAITMPMALAVSTKVPAHNLAELVALAKQRPGRLTFGSAGTGSSQHMAGELFKQVTGTDILHVPYRGSGPAVTDLLGGQIDMVIETLPALIPQAGSGKIRILAVSAPARVPSLPDVPTFAEAGVQGYAVATTYALLAPAGTPPAAIEKMSLAMQQAGKLPAVRQGGGKAGRRRHARFAGRHRPDDRARNQDLGRSGAPLRPALNTRH, from the coding sequence ATGATGCGCAGGTTTGCACGAGGCGTACTCGTGGCGGCGGCGGCCGCCTGGATGTGCGCGGCCCACGCGGGCGAGTGGCCGGATAGGCCCATCCGGATGATCGTGCCGTATCCGCCGGGCGGCGCCACCGACGTGGCGGCGCGGCTTTATGCCCAACATATGGGCGACTATCTCAAGCAGTCGGTGGTGGTGGAGAACAAGGCCGGGGCGGGCGGCGAATTGGGGGCCGAATATGTCGCGCATGCGCCCCCCGACGGCTACACCGTGCTGATGGGCGCGCTGGGCAGCCTGGCGATCAACGCCGCGATGCTGGAGAAGCAGAACTACAGCTTCGCCAAGGACTACAAGGGCGTGTCGGTGGCGATCACCATGCCCATGGCGCTGGCCGTCAGCACCAAGGTGCCGGCGCATAACCTGGCCGAACTGGTGGCGCTGGCCAAGCAGCGGCCCGGCCGGCTGACCTTCGGATCGGCGGGGACGGGCAGTTCCCAGCATATGGCCGGCGAGCTGTTCAAGCAGGTCACCGGGACGGATATCCTGCACGTGCCCTATCGCGGCAGCGGCCCGGCGGTCACGGACCTGCTGGGCGGCCAGATCGACATGGTGATCGAAACCCTGCCGGCGCTGATTCCGCAAGCCGGGAGCGGCAAGATCCGCATCCTGGCCGTCAGCGCCCCGGCGCGCGTGCCCAGCCTTCCGGACGTGCCCACCTTCGCGGAGGCGGGGGTGCAGGGGTATGCGGTGGCGACCACGTATGCCTTGCTGGCGCCGGCCGGGACGCCGCCCGCCGCCATAGAAAAGATGTCGCTGGCGATGCAGCAGGCCGGCAAGCTGCCGGCGGTGCGGCAGGGGGGCGGAAAAGCTGGGCGCCGTCGCCACGCCCGGTTCGCCGGCCGCCACCGACCAGACGATCGCGCGCGAAATCAAGACCTGGGGCGAAGTGGTGCGCCGCTCCGCCCGGCATTAAATACCAGGCATTAG
- a CDS encoding DJ-1/PfpI family protein: MAKKILVLAGDYVEDYELMVPVQALGAVGHVVDVVTPDKKSGDQIRTAIHDFEGDQTYSEKRGHNFTLNADFAGVDSAAYDAVLIPGGRAPEYLRLNDRVLDLVREFARAGKPIAAVCHGAQLLAAAGVIEGRKISAYPACAPEVRLAGAEYVELGWPDAITDGQFVTAPAWTAHSNWIAQFLALLGTRISH, translated from the coding sequence ATGGCCAAGAAAATATTGGTGCTCGCGGGCGATTACGTCGAGGACTACGAGCTCATGGTCCCCGTCCAGGCCTTGGGCGCGGTCGGCCACGTCGTGGATGTGGTGACGCCGGACAAGAAGTCCGGGGACCAGATCCGTACCGCGATCCACGACTTCGAGGGCGACCAGACCTATAGCGAGAAGCGCGGGCACAACTTCACGCTGAACGCCGACTTCGCCGGCGTCGACAGCGCCGCCTACGACGCCGTGCTGATTCCCGGCGGGCGGGCGCCGGAATACCTGCGCCTGAACGACCGCGTGCTGGACCTGGTCCGGGAATTCGCGCGCGCCGGCAAGCCCATCGCCGCCGTCTGCCACGGGGCGCAACTGCTGGCCGCGGCCGGCGTCATCGAGGGCCGGAAGATTTCGGCCTATCCGGCCTGCGCGCCGGAGGTGAGGCTGGCCGGCGCCGAGTACGTCGAACTGGGCTGGCCCGACGCCATCACCGACGGCCAGTTCGTCACGGCGCCGGCCTGGACCGCGCACAGCAACTGGATCGCGCAATTCCTCGCGCTGCTGGGCACGCGCATCAGCCACTGA
- a CDS encoding VOC family protein codes for MAKLIHTMVRVRDLDRSLSFYEGVFGLKTSHRLDFDDFTLVYLRNDESEAEIELTWNKGREEPYTHGDGYGHVAFVVDDARAERERLVGQGHTPNDLREFHADDGTLLARYFFILDPDGYKVEVLERHGHYR; via the coding sequence ATGGCGAAACTCATACATACCATGGTCCGCGTGCGCGACCTGGATCGTTCGCTCTCGTTCTACGAAGGCGTGTTCGGCCTGAAGACCAGCCACAGGCTGGACTTCGACGACTTCACGCTGGTCTACCTGCGCAACGACGAGAGCGAAGCGGAAATCGAGCTGACCTGGAACAAGGGCAGGGAGGAGCCCTATACCCACGGCGACGGCTACGGCCACGTGGCCTTCGTGGTGGATGACGCCAGGGCAGAACGCGAACGCCTCGTCGGCCAGGGCCATACGCCCAACGACCTGCGCGAATTCCATGCGGACGACGGCACGCTGCTGGCGCGCTATTTCTTCATCCTCGATCCGGATGGCTACAAGGTGGAGGTGCTCGAACGGCATGGACATTACCGGTAG